From Musa acuminata AAA Group cultivar baxijiao chromosome BXJ3-8, Cavendish_Baxijiao_AAA, whole genome shotgun sequence, one genomic window encodes:
- the LOC135644192 gene encoding dirigent protein 1-like has protein sequence MASSPSLPLLLLFLFAAIAIVSSDEPKENMTHLHFYLHVYYGGPNATTVTVVSPPGNSTFGSIGVGNNILKEGPEPSSMLIGRTNDLTAQASIESPSYLYMLNFVFTAGEYNGSSIAIVGREVLGMTSERTIVGGTGMFRMARGYTVSTLISSTGTTELFLVSEYDAYIYH, from the coding sequence ATGGCCTCGTCTCCatccctccctcttctcctcctcttcctctttgccgCTATTGCCATTGTGAGCAGCGATGAACCCAAGGAGAATATGACCCACCTGCACTTCTATTTGCACGTCTACTACGGCGGCCCCAACGCGACCACCGTCACCGTTGTTAGCCCACCCGGCAACAGCACCTTCGGGAGCATCGGGGTGGGCAACAACATCCTGAAGGAAGGGCCCGAGCCGAGCTCGATGCTCATCGGAAGGACGAACGATCTCACCGCGCAGGCGTCCATAGAGAGCCCGTCGTACCTCTATATGTTGAACTTCGTGTTCACCGCCGGAGAGTACAACGGGAGCAGCATCGCCATCGTCGGCAGGGAGGTGCTCGGCATGACCTCGGAGAGGACCATTGTCGGAGGGACCGGCATGTTTCGGATGGCGCGGGGTTACACGGTCAGCACTCTCATCAGTTCAACTGGAACCACCGAACTCTTTCTTGTGTCAGAGTACGATGCTTATATCTATCACTAG